In Plodia interpunctella isolate USDA-ARS_2022_Savannah chromosome 1, ilPloInte3.2, whole genome shotgun sequence, one DNA window encodes the following:
- the LOC128683625 gene encoding tubulin glycylase 3A-like isoform X1 gives MPLKKRHTAGKKKKTSVPIKSYPKPEGSVASTPPSPEPEITVKTIRTKSYDKSGVARLYSPFNRFGSPRAGDKLSNPYKSIYKPSGLSPKEKSYVISSCQTRTNRYIKLKALAYNAMNCNKIFSIYGSCNAVRDALLERGWVEKIPPNKMNLSKIRNGKFQNKSEVHGELERLLLSNLVEKASPNFVWKTKDENHELIIDMKNENYTMINKLKIDALWTSKQGLCSSIKRNYWFNIDEIAEMNCPRTYNSSEVGEIEDFVKDYKMTACTSLLKWVLSMVANKRPVFLETGNVSLNVIVFALNRCKEYLFRKQNKDIDHPISSKPVSSGQWNSFLKKYYRIIEKEEVFELDHENRLPLYLGYAKILLQEIHKYRPQLSCEGCHNIWIIKPANCSRGRGIRMASKLGVMTNLLNKINNKYVIQKYIEEPLLIHDTKFDIRQYYLVTSTYPLIIWCYKECYLKFSSQKYSLKNYHESIHLTNNAVQRKYKNCLGRHKDLPQQNMWDLDTYKEYLIKIGQDQSWDNIIYPGMKKSIIGIMLSCQDSLSVSKNRFEMYGCDFILDKGYRPWLIEINSCPDLNHTTSVTAKICPAAISDIIKVVIDNAANPRAPTGNFECIYRQPMTIPRYVAAAELFVKGYALPNEYFYKGNVEIKESYEDPDIGRERNLKSVLQKLKRYYDVDITTDPDENLEYNITIKNESTHVTESKMEKSDMNESETETSVATIITDHIRDLTDKITSEHSISNPSGSTEAAISTSTINVKKCIRKSRLEMKTNQSVKSDTTIDSLLRKSCSHVDCGLKKSFSFSKLDDGPCGKASYFDMIDFMTFPNENNFVVCKKRDLTKLSPSGLNIAEAALKMMFFMSKKEKEYCC, from the exons ATGCCGTTAAAAAAGCGACATACGGCGGGAAAGAAAAAG AAAACCTCTGTGCCAATTAAGTCATATCCAAAACCAGAGGGGAGTGTAGCATCCACTCCTCCTTCGCCAGAGCCTGAAATTACCGTAAAG ACCATCCGAACCAAAAGCTATGATAAAAGCGGCGTCGCACGATTATATTCTCCTTTCAATAGGTTCGGCAGCCCGAGGGCAGGTGATAAACTGTCGAATCCCTACAAAAGCATTTACAAACCGTCGGGACTCTCTCCCAAAGAGAAGAGCTACGTCATATCCAGTTGCCAAACGCGCACCAACcgatatataaaacttaaagcCCTCGCATATAACGCTAtgaattgtaacaaaatattctcAATATATGGCAGTTGTAATGCTGTCAGAGATGCATTATTGGAACGCGGATGGGTTGAAAAAATACCACCGAATAAAATGAACCTATCTAAAATAAGAAATGgaaagtttcaaaataaatccGAAGTACACGGGGAGCTAGAAAGACTACTACTGTCTAATCTAGTCGAAAAAGCGAGCCCAAATTTTGTGTGGAAAACAAAAGATGAGAATCATGAATTAATAATTgatatgaaaaatgaaaactacactatgataaataaattaaaaatcgatGCATTGTGGACTTCAAAACAAGGTCTTTGTTCTTCGATAAAAAGGAATTATTGGTTTAATATCGATGAAATAGCTGAAATGAATTGTCCTCGAACATACAATAGTAGTGAGGTCGGTGAAATCGAAGATTTCGTAAAAGATTATAAAATGACAGCGTGTACAAGTTTGTTGAAGTGGGTGCTGTCCATGGTAGCCAACAAAAGGCCTGTATTTCTGGAAACAGGGAATGTGTCCTTAAATGTAATAGTTTTTGCGTTGAATAGATGTAAAGAATATCTATTTAGGAAACAAAATAAGGACATCGACCATCCTATCAGCTCCAAACCAGTCAGTTCAGGCCAATGGAATTCGTTTCTAAAAAAGTATTATCGTATTATCGAAAAGGAGGAAGTCTTTGAACTGGACCATGAAAATAGGTTACCTCTTTATTTGGGTTATGCTAAAATTTTGTTGCAAGAGATTCACAAATATCGACCCCAGTTGAGCTGTGAAGGCTGTCATAACATTTGGATCATTAAACCGGCCAATTGTTCTAGGGGCCGTGGAATAAGGATGGCTTCCAAACTAGGCGTTATGACAAACTTGTTAAAtaagattaataataaatacgtcattcaaaaatatatag AAGAACCGTTGCTGATACACGACACTAAATTCGACATAAGGCAATATTATCTGGTGACCAGCACATACCCCCTGATAATTTGGTGTTACAAAGAATGCTACTTGAAATTTAGCTCCCAAAAATATAGCCTCAAGAATTACCATGAATCGATACATCTGACAAATAATGCTgtacaaagaaaatacaaaaactgtTTGGGACGACACAAAGATCTTCCTCAGCAAAATATGTGGGATCTAGATACATATAaggaatatttaataaagatcGGGCAAGACCAATCGTGGGATAACATTATATACCCTGGAATGAAAAAATCTATCATTGGAATTATGTTGAGCTGCCAAGATTCTCTTTCCGTTAGTAAGAATCGTTTCGAAATGTATGGCTGTGATTTCATATTAGACAAAGGATACAGACCTTGGCTGATTGAGATCAATTCTTGTCCAGATTTGAACCACACAACTTCGGTTACAGCAAAAATTTGTCCCGCCGCCATTTCTGATATCATTAAAG tggtAATAGATAATGCTGCGAATCCAAGAGCGCCAACTGGAAATTTTGAATGCATATACCGACAACCCATGACGATACCCCGATACGTCGCTGCAGCCGAATTGTTCGTCAAAGGTTACGCGCTCCCAAACGAATACTTCTATAAAGGAAATGTTGAAATTAAGGAGTCTTATGAAGACCCAGATATAGGTAGAGAACGTAACTTGAAATCAGTTCTGCAGAAGTTAAAACGGTACTATGATGTTGATATTACGACGGATCCGGATGAGAACCTAGAATACAACATTACGATTAAAAATGAAAGCACTCATGTGACTGAATCTAAGATGGAGAAGTCTGATATGAATGAATCTGAGACTGAGACGTCAGTAGCTACCATCATCACCGACCACATACGTGACCTGACGGATAAGATCACTTCGGAGCACTCTATCAGTAATCCGTCAGGATCGACCGAGGCGGCCATATCTACCTCAACGATAAATGTAAAGAAATGCATTCGAAAATCTCGTCTTGAAATGAAAACTAATCAAAGCGTAAAGAGCGACACCACTATTGATTCTTTACTTAGGAAGTCCTGCAGTCACGTTGACTGTGGATTGAAGAAATCATTCAGCTTCAGTAAATTAGATGATGGACCCTGCGGAAAAGCCAGCTACTTCGATATGATCGATTTCATGACTTTCcccaatgaaaataattttgtagtatGTAAAAAGCGCGATCTTACAAAACTAAGTCCGTCGGGGCTAAATATTGCAGAAGCAGCGttgaaaatgatgttttttatgagtaaaaaagaaaaagagtattgttgctaa
- the Arglu1 gene encoding UPF0430 protein CG31712 codes for MGRSRTRSKSPRRHHKSSKHSRKKSRSKDRSSSRSRSSKHVEKSRERSSKSRKRSHSVSSSSSSAVSFEGSRSHRKKSKGRNKMDEVDRLAEMERQRRVREAEQKVVEEEAAKRIELLVKKRVEEELEKRKDEIEQEVAKRVEEAKRKMEKEMMEELERQREQQRREEAARQEEEARKRKELEDIMAENNKKIEEAQRKLAEERLAMIEEQRKMDEERQKLKKEQEKRVKEEQKKILGKNNSRPKLSFSLKPLS; via the exons ATGGGCCGATCGAGAACGCGAAGCAAGTCGCCACGGCGTCACCACAAAAGCAGCAAACATTCGCGAAAGAAGAGTAGATCCAAAGATCGGTCTTCATCACGAAGCAGGAGTTCGAAACATGTTGAGAAGTCAAGAGAACGGAGCTCCAAATCTAG AAAGAGGTCCCATTCTGTATCTTCATCAAGCAGTAGTGCAGTTTCTTTTGAAGGCAGTAGAAGTCATAGAAAGAAGTCTAAAGGCCGCAACAAGATGGATGAAGTTGACAGATTGGCCGAAATGGAGAGACAAAGACGTGTCAGGGAAGCAGAACAGAAG GTTGTAGAAGAAGAAGCTGCCAAAAGGATAGAGCTACTAGTTAAAAAGCGAGTTGAAGAAGAATTAGAGAAAAGGAAGGATGAAATCGAACAAGAAGTAGCCAAAAGGGTTGAAGAGGCCAAGCGCAAGATGGAGAAAGAAATGATGGAAGAATTGGAACGGCAACGAGAACAACAGCGCCGAGAGGAAGCTGCCCGGCAG GAGGAAGAAGCTCGTAAAAGGAAAGAGCTGGAGGATATTATggcagaaaataataaaaagattgaAGAAGCTCAGCGCAAGTTG GCTGAGGAACGACTAGCCATGATtgaagaacaaagaaaaatggaTGAAGAGAGACAAAAACTGAAAAAGGAACAAGAGAAGAGGGTCAAAGAGGAACAGAAGAAAATTCTAGGCAAAAACAACTCAAGACCAAAACTGTCATTTTCTTTAAAACCTCTATCATGA
- the LOC128683634 gene encoding tubulin glycylase 3A-like isoform X2 translates to MAVTMELEESASDSKIPRESSVKKERRPSSAVSLKTSEYGPVQVQESSSAEQLKQYKSWVSSERWNDLKKIAETAMKERKVFMIKGGGFPAVRRALLERGWVEKYESSKVRHPPINSDPKKATGKELSRVERMILYKFMEQHSVDFLWTTKRDKYDWLLSNKEVIISRFSRSIFTTKEGLTTSLTQMHWYTEPGTAVTKFPRSYNIHNSDSLEEFIDDFRITACISVLKWLCNTLQKKEEQNLVTTHGKVPFTAIDFALCRLNEYVTFYTHKDIDDTEDQMTHVWEHEWDQFLTHHYLLVHEKAKFTDDKNYNIRQLERRAAKLLSMMTKFWPQIDIDGVLNIWIVKPGNKCRGRGIQLMNNIKDIIGLINIPTQKTRYVVQKYIENPLVIYNTKFDIRQWFLITNCQPLTIWVYRDSYLRFSSQIFSLSNYHESVHLTNNAVQTKYKNTGERDKALPDENMWDCHSFKAYLRQIGKYEMWENKIFPGMKQCLIGAMLACQDSMDKRQNSFELYGADFMLTEDFTPWLIEINSSPDMAATTSVTARLCPQCLEDVVKDCRFSYT, encoded by the exons ATGGCTGTAACAATGGAGTTGGAGGAGAGCGCCTCTGACTCGAAGATACCTAGAGAAAGCAgcgtaaaaaaagaaagacgTCCTTCCAGCGCTGTGTCTCTCAAGACAAGTGAATATGGGCCAG TTCAAGTTCAAGAGTCAAGTTCAGCAGAGCAGTTGAAACAGTACAAGTCGTGGGTCAGCTCGGAGCGATGGAATGACTTGAAGAAAATCGCGGAGACCGCGATGAAGGAACGGAAAGTATTCATGATCAAGGGTGGAGGGTTCCCCGCGGTCCGGAGGGCGCTGCTCGAAAGGGGATGGGTCGAGAAATATGAGTCTAGTAAG gttcGCCATCCTCCTATAAACAGTGATCCAAAAAAAGCCACAGGAAAAGAGCTCTCCCGGGTTGAAAGGATGATCCTGTACAAATTTATGGAGCAGCATTCAGTCGATTTTCTATGGACCACGAAGAGAGACAAATACGACTGGTTGCTAAGTAATAAAGAAGTTATTATTAGCAG GTTCTCCAGATCTATATTTACAACCAAAGAAGGCTTGACGACGTCTCTAACCCAAATGCATTGGTATACTGAACCAGGTACGGCAGTAACTAAGTTTCCGCGTAGCTACAACATCCATAATTCCGATAGCCTGGAGGAGTTCATCGACGATTTCAGAATCACGGCCTGTATTAGTGTCTTGAAATGGCTTTGCAACACCCTGCAAAAGAAAGAGGAACAAAATTTGGTTACAACTCATGGAAAAGTGCCGTTTACTGCAATTGACTTCGCTCTCTGTAGACTCAACGAATATGTAACGTTTTACACACACAAAGACATCGACGATACTGAAGATCAGATGACACATGTGTGGGAACATGAATGGGATCAATTTCTAACACATCATTATCTTCTTGTACATGAGAAAGCGAAATTTACAGAtgataaaaactataatataag GCAACTAGAAAGAAGAGCTGCGAAGCTTTTATCAATGATGACGAAATTTTGGCCTCAAATCGATATCGACGGTGTTCTTAATATATGGATTGTGAAGCCTGGCAACAAGTGCCGTGGGCGCGGAATTCAGCTCATGAACAATATCAAAGACATAATAGGTCTCATAAATATACCAACTCAGAAAACTCGATATGtcgttcaaaaatatattg AAAATCCGCTCGTcatttataacacaaaattTGACATACGGCAGTGgtttttaatcacaaattgtCAGCCCCTCACAATCTGGGTCTACAG GGATAGTTATTTAAGATTTAGCTCTCAAATATTCAGCTTGTCTAATTACCACGAATCCGTGCATCTTACCAACAATGCCGTCCAgacgaaatataaaaatactgggGAGCGGGATAAAGCTTTGCCGGACGAAAATATGTGGGACTGCCATTCTTTCAAGGCTTACCtaag aCAGATAGGGAAGTATGAAATGTGGGAAAATAAGATTTTCCCCGGTATGAAGCAGTGCCTCATTGGAGCTATGTTAGCCTGTCAGGATAGCATGGATAAGCGGCAGAACAGCTTCGAACTATATGGCGCGGACTTCATGTTGACTGAAGACTTCACTCCATGGCTCATTGAGATCAACTCGAGTCCAGACATGGCTGCCACTACTTCAGTCACGGCTAGATTGTGTCCTCAATGCTTGGAAGATGTCGTAAAAg ATTGTCGTTTCAGTTATACTTGA
- the LOC128683634 gene encoding tubulin glycylase 3A-like isoform X1, protein MAVTMELEESASDSKIPRESSVKKERRPSSAVSLKTSEYGPVQVQESSSAEQLKQYKSWVSSERWNDLKKIAETAMKERKVFMIKGGGFPAVRRALLERGWVEKYESSKVRHPPINSDPKKATGKELSRVERMILYKFMEQHSVDFLWTTKRDKYDWLLSNKEVIISRFSRSIFTTKEGLTTSLTQMHWYTEPGTAVTKFPRSYNIHNSDSLEEFIDDFRITACISVLKWLCNTLQKKEEQNLVTTHGKVPFTAIDFALCRLNEYVTFYTHKDIDDTEDQMTHVWEHEWDQFLTHHYLLVHEKAKFTDDKNYNIRQLERRAAKLLSMMTKFWPQIDIDGVLNIWIVKPGNKCRGRGIQLMNNIKDIIGLINIPTQKTRYVVQKYIENPLVIYNTKFDIRQWFLITNCQPLTIWVYRDSYLRFSSQIFSLSNYHESVHLTNNAVQTKYKNTGERDKALPDENMWDCHSFKAYLRQIGKYEMWENKIFPGMKQCLIGAMLACQDSMDKRQNSFELYGADFMLTEDFTPWLIEINSSPDMAATTSVTARLCPQCLEDVVKVILDRRHNPDADTGTFELAYRQVVPKAPAYLGLSLCINGKKLLKKSKERRHEPRNVTPVAPQEPAGDYTGFDKDQPVPAEYSGPIITDFLSWLNPYDTIPMNKDGIVLGPKDSLTDSPRKTRKKYRI, encoded by the exons ATGGCTGTAACAATGGAGTTGGAGGAGAGCGCCTCTGACTCGAAGATACCTAGAGAAAGCAgcgtaaaaaaagaaagacgTCCTTCCAGCGCTGTGTCTCTCAAGACAAGTGAATATGGGCCAG TTCAAGTTCAAGAGTCAAGTTCAGCAGAGCAGTTGAAACAGTACAAGTCGTGGGTCAGCTCGGAGCGATGGAATGACTTGAAGAAAATCGCGGAGACCGCGATGAAGGAACGGAAAGTATTCATGATCAAGGGTGGAGGGTTCCCCGCGGTCCGGAGGGCGCTGCTCGAAAGGGGATGGGTCGAGAAATATGAGTCTAGTAAG gttcGCCATCCTCCTATAAACAGTGATCCAAAAAAAGCCACAGGAAAAGAGCTCTCCCGGGTTGAAAGGATGATCCTGTACAAATTTATGGAGCAGCATTCAGTCGATTTTCTATGGACCACGAAGAGAGACAAATACGACTGGTTGCTAAGTAATAAAGAAGTTATTATTAGCAG GTTCTCCAGATCTATATTTACAACCAAAGAAGGCTTGACGACGTCTCTAACCCAAATGCATTGGTATACTGAACCAGGTACGGCAGTAACTAAGTTTCCGCGTAGCTACAACATCCATAATTCCGATAGCCTGGAGGAGTTCATCGACGATTTCAGAATCACGGCCTGTATTAGTGTCTTGAAATGGCTTTGCAACACCCTGCAAAAGAAAGAGGAACAAAATTTGGTTACAACTCATGGAAAAGTGCCGTTTACTGCAATTGACTTCGCTCTCTGTAGACTCAACGAATATGTAACGTTTTACACACACAAAGACATCGACGATACTGAAGATCAGATGACACATGTGTGGGAACATGAATGGGATCAATTTCTAACACATCATTATCTTCTTGTACATGAGAAAGCGAAATTTACAGAtgataaaaactataatataag GCAACTAGAAAGAAGAGCTGCGAAGCTTTTATCAATGATGACGAAATTTTGGCCTCAAATCGATATCGACGGTGTTCTTAATATATGGATTGTGAAGCCTGGCAACAAGTGCCGTGGGCGCGGAATTCAGCTCATGAACAATATCAAAGACATAATAGGTCTCATAAATATACCAACTCAGAAAACTCGATATGtcgttcaaaaatatattg AAAATCCGCTCGTcatttataacacaaaattTGACATACGGCAGTGgtttttaatcacaaattgtCAGCCCCTCACAATCTGGGTCTACAG GGATAGTTATTTAAGATTTAGCTCTCAAATATTCAGCTTGTCTAATTACCACGAATCCGTGCATCTTACCAACAATGCCGTCCAgacgaaatataaaaatactgggGAGCGGGATAAAGCTTTGCCGGACGAAAATATGTGGGACTGCCATTCTTTCAAGGCTTACCtaag aCAGATAGGGAAGTATGAAATGTGGGAAAATAAGATTTTCCCCGGTATGAAGCAGTGCCTCATTGGAGCTATGTTAGCCTGTCAGGATAGCATGGATAAGCGGCAGAACAGCTTCGAACTATATGGCGCGGACTTCATGTTGACTGAAGACTTCACTCCATGGCTCATTGAGATCAACTCGAGTCCAGACATGGCTGCCACTACTTCAGTCACGGCTAGATTGTGTCCTCAATGCTTGGAAGATGTCGTAAAAg TTATACTTGATCGTCGTCATAATCCTGATGCAGATACGGGCACATTTGAATTAGCCTACAGACAAGTAGTCCCGAAGGCACCCGCCTATCTCGGCTTATCCCTATGTATAAACGGCAAGAAACTTCTTAAAAAATCGAAGGAACGCAGACACGAGCCCCGCAATGTCACACCCGTAGCACCCCAGGAGCCTGCAGGAGACTACACTGGATTTGACAAAGACCAACCAGTGCCTGCTGAATACAGTGGACCGATCATCACTGACTTCCTTTCGTGGCTCAATCCTTACGATACCATACCCATGAACAAGGATGGAATAGTTTTAGGGCCAAAGGATTCACTGACG GACTCACCGAGGAAAAcgagaaaaaaatacagaatataG
- the LOC128683625 gene encoding tubulin glycylase 3A-like isoform X2 — translation MYKKKTSVPIKSYPKPEGSVASTPPSPEPEITVKTIRTKSYDKSGVARLYSPFNRFGSPRAGDKLSNPYKSIYKPSGLSPKEKSYVISSCQTRTNRYIKLKALAYNAMNCNKIFSIYGSCNAVRDALLERGWVEKIPPNKMNLSKIRNGKFQNKSEVHGELERLLLSNLVEKASPNFVWKTKDENHELIIDMKNENYTMINKLKIDALWTSKQGLCSSIKRNYWFNIDEIAEMNCPRTYNSSEVGEIEDFVKDYKMTACTSLLKWVLSMVANKRPVFLETGNVSLNVIVFALNRCKEYLFRKQNKDIDHPISSKPVSSGQWNSFLKKYYRIIEKEEVFELDHENRLPLYLGYAKILLQEIHKYRPQLSCEGCHNIWIIKPANCSRGRGIRMASKLGVMTNLLNKINNKYVIQKYIEEPLLIHDTKFDIRQYYLVTSTYPLIIWCYKECYLKFSSQKYSLKNYHESIHLTNNAVQRKYKNCLGRHKDLPQQNMWDLDTYKEYLIKIGQDQSWDNIIYPGMKKSIIGIMLSCQDSLSVSKNRFEMYGCDFILDKGYRPWLIEINSCPDLNHTTSVTAKICPAAISDIIKVVIDNAANPRAPTGNFECIYRQPMTIPRYVAAAELFVKGYALPNEYFYKGNVEIKESYEDPDIGRERNLKSVLQKLKRYYDVDITTDPDENLEYNITIKNESTHVTESKMEKSDMNESETETSVATIITDHIRDLTDKITSEHSISNPSGSTEAAISTSTINVKKCIRKSRLEMKTNQSVKSDTTIDSLLRKSCSHVDCGLKKSFSFSKLDDGPCGKASYFDMIDFMTFPNENNFVVCKKRDLTKLSPSGLNIAEAALKMMFFMSKKEKEYCC, via the exons ATGTATAAAAAG AAAACCTCTGTGCCAATTAAGTCATATCCAAAACCAGAGGGGAGTGTAGCATCCACTCCTCCTTCGCCAGAGCCTGAAATTACCGTAAAG ACCATCCGAACCAAAAGCTATGATAAAAGCGGCGTCGCACGATTATATTCTCCTTTCAATAGGTTCGGCAGCCCGAGGGCAGGTGATAAACTGTCGAATCCCTACAAAAGCATTTACAAACCGTCGGGACTCTCTCCCAAAGAGAAGAGCTACGTCATATCCAGTTGCCAAACGCGCACCAACcgatatataaaacttaaagcCCTCGCATATAACGCTAtgaattgtaacaaaatattctcAATATATGGCAGTTGTAATGCTGTCAGAGATGCATTATTGGAACGCGGATGGGTTGAAAAAATACCACCGAATAAAATGAACCTATCTAAAATAAGAAATGgaaagtttcaaaataaatccGAAGTACACGGGGAGCTAGAAAGACTACTACTGTCTAATCTAGTCGAAAAAGCGAGCCCAAATTTTGTGTGGAAAACAAAAGATGAGAATCATGAATTAATAATTgatatgaaaaatgaaaactacactatgataaataaattaaaaatcgatGCATTGTGGACTTCAAAACAAGGTCTTTGTTCTTCGATAAAAAGGAATTATTGGTTTAATATCGATGAAATAGCTGAAATGAATTGTCCTCGAACATACAATAGTAGTGAGGTCGGTGAAATCGAAGATTTCGTAAAAGATTATAAAATGACAGCGTGTACAAGTTTGTTGAAGTGGGTGCTGTCCATGGTAGCCAACAAAAGGCCTGTATTTCTGGAAACAGGGAATGTGTCCTTAAATGTAATAGTTTTTGCGTTGAATAGATGTAAAGAATATCTATTTAGGAAACAAAATAAGGACATCGACCATCCTATCAGCTCCAAACCAGTCAGTTCAGGCCAATGGAATTCGTTTCTAAAAAAGTATTATCGTATTATCGAAAAGGAGGAAGTCTTTGAACTGGACCATGAAAATAGGTTACCTCTTTATTTGGGTTATGCTAAAATTTTGTTGCAAGAGATTCACAAATATCGACCCCAGTTGAGCTGTGAAGGCTGTCATAACATTTGGATCATTAAACCGGCCAATTGTTCTAGGGGCCGTGGAATAAGGATGGCTTCCAAACTAGGCGTTATGACAAACTTGTTAAAtaagattaataataaatacgtcattcaaaaatatatag AAGAACCGTTGCTGATACACGACACTAAATTCGACATAAGGCAATATTATCTGGTGACCAGCACATACCCCCTGATAATTTGGTGTTACAAAGAATGCTACTTGAAATTTAGCTCCCAAAAATATAGCCTCAAGAATTACCATGAATCGATACATCTGACAAATAATGCTgtacaaagaaaatacaaaaactgtTTGGGACGACACAAAGATCTTCCTCAGCAAAATATGTGGGATCTAGATACATATAaggaatatttaataaagatcGGGCAAGACCAATCGTGGGATAACATTATATACCCTGGAATGAAAAAATCTATCATTGGAATTATGTTGAGCTGCCAAGATTCTCTTTCCGTTAGTAAGAATCGTTTCGAAATGTATGGCTGTGATTTCATATTAGACAAAGGATACAGACCTTGGCTGATTGAGATCAATTCTTGTCCAGATTTGAACCACACAACTTCGGTTACAGCAAAAATTTGTCCCGCCGCCATTTCTGATATCATTAAAG tggtAATAGATAATGCTGCGAATCCAAGAGCGCCAACTGGAAATTTTGAATGCATATACCGACAACCCATGACGATACCCCGATACGTCGCTGCAGCCGAATTGTTCGTCAAAGGTTACGCGCTCCCAAACGAATACTTCTATAAAGGAAATGTTGAAATTAAGGAGTCTTATGAAGACCCAGATATAGGTAGAGAACGTAACTTGAAATCAGTTCTGCAGAAGTTAAAACGGTACTATGATGTTGATATTACGACGGATCCGGATGAGAACCTAGAATACAACATTACGATTAAAAATGAAAGCACTCATGTGACTGAATCTAAGATGGAGAAGTCTGATATGAATGAATCTGAGACTGAGACGTCAGTAGCTACCATCATCACCGACCACATACGTGACCTGACGGATAAGATCACTTCGGAGCACTCTATCAGTAATCCGTCAGGATCGACCGAGGCGGCCATATCTACCTCAACGATAAATGTAAAGAAATGCATTCGAAAATCTCGTCTTGAAATGAAAACTAATCAAAGCGTAAAGAGCGACACCACTATTGATTCTTTACTTAGGAAGTCCTGCAGTCACGTTGACTGTGGATTGAAGAAATCATTCAGCTTCAGTAAATTAGATGATGGACCCTGCGGAAAAGCCAGCTACTTCGATATGATCGATTTCATGACTTTCcccaatgaaaataattttgtagtatGTAAAAAGCGCGATCTTACAAAACTAAGTCCGTCGGGGCTAAATATTGCAGAAGCAGCGttgaaaatgatgttttttatgagtaaaaaagaaaaagagtattgttgctaa